The Phoenix dactylifera cultivar Barhee BC4 chromosome 17, palm_55x_up_171113_PBpolish2nd_filt_p, whole genome shotgun sequence genome contains a region encoding:
- the LOC120104357 gene encoding uncharacterized protein LOC120104357, giving the protein MKNLSCLSCNSPPSHASAFDDEPYESPWWVRRCCGIEGSSWSGSLSPPPYAQLRSESVRAASREKKSGHRKMLSTGSPLTGDFDLHSPLGEPRLVRSGGLRRDWSFEDVRKQKAAIKDA; this is encoded by the coding sequence ATGAAGAACTTGTCATGCCTCTCATGCAATTCACCACCCAGTCATGCATCCGCCTTCGACGATGAACCTTATGAGAGCCCATGGTGGGTTAGGCGATGCTGCGGGATTGAAGGGAGCAGCTGGTCGGGAAGCCTGTCGCCGCCTCCCTATGCCCAGTTGCGGAGCGAATCTGTGAGGGCGGCATCACGAGAGAAGAAGAGCGGACATCGCAAGATGCTGAGCACCGGCAGCCCATTGACAGGCGACTTCGATCTCCATTCACCCTTGGGGGAGCCACGGTTGGTGCGCAGCGGAGGGTTACGGAGGGATTGGAGCTTCGAGGATGTCCGCAAGCAAAAGGCCGCCATCAAGGATGCGTAG